A region of Nocardioides alkalitolerans DNA encodes the following proteins:
- the cimA gene encoding citramalate synthase, with protein MSIAEQPLDLQGAFHVYDTTLRDGAQQEGLNLSVGDKLAIAGLIDELGVGYVEGGWPGANPKDTEFFRRARTELDLKHARLAAFGSTRRAGVAAADDPLVAALRDSGAGTACLVAKSHDRHVELALRTTLAENLAMVRDTVAHLRAEGLEVFVDAEHFFDGYRRNRSYALDVLGAAFEAGAELVALCDTNGGMLPPWVGEIVTDVVATTGGRVGIHAHNDTGCAVANSVAAVQAGATHVQGCINGYGERTGNADLVAVVAALELKLERPVLPPGALAEATRIAHAVAEVTNVPPASRQPYVGTSAFAHKAGLHASAIKVDPDLYQHMDPAGVGNDMRLLVSDMAGRASIELKGRELGYDLSVDSPEGKELVTRVTERVKILESRGYTFEAADASFELMLVEEVSGRRPAYVEVESWRVITESRSGGEALSEATVKLHAEGTRIVVTGEGNGPVNALDQALRTAMGQAYPEVGRFRLTDYKVRILDQGLGTDAITRVLIETSDGESSWVTVGVGANVVEASWGALLDGVTFGLHRSGVRPVG; from the coding sequence ATGAGCATCGCCGAGCAGCCCCTCGACCTCCAGGGCGCGTTCCACGTCTACGACACGACGCTCCGTGACGGCGCGCAGCAGGAGGGCCTCAACCTCTCCGTCGGCGACAAGCTCGCGATCGCGGGCCTGATCGACGAGCTGGGGGTGGGGTACGTCGAGGGCGGGTGGCCCGGCGCGAACCCGAAGGACACCGAGTTCTTCCGCCGCGCCCGCACCGAGCTCGACCTCAAGCACGCGCGTCTGGCGGCCTTCGGGTCGACGCGGCGGGCGGGCGTGGCCGCGGCCGACGACCCGCTGGTCGCGGCACTGCGCGACTCGGGGGCGGGGACGGCCTGCCTCGTCGCGAAGTCCCACGACCGGCACGTCGAGCTGGCACTGCGCACGACGCTGGCGGAGAACCTCGCCATGGTGCGCGACACCGTCGCCCACCTGCGGGCCGAGGGCCTCGAGGTGTTCGTCGACGCGGAGCACTTCTTCGACGGCTACCGCCGCAACCGCTCCTACGCCCTCGACGTGCTCGGGGCGGCGTTCGAGGCGGGCGCGGAGCTGGTCGCGCTGTGCGACACCAACGGCGGCATGCTGCCGCCGTGGGTCGGGGAGATCGTGACGGACGTCGTCGCGACGACCGGGGGCCGGGTCGGCATCCACGCGCACAACGACACGGGCTGCGCGGTCGCCAACTCGGTCGCGGCGGTGCAGGCCGGCGCTACGCACGTGCAGGGCTGCATCAACGGGTACGGCGAGCGCACCGGCAACGCCGACCTCGTCGCCGTGGTCGCGGCGCTGGAGCTGAAGCTGGAGCGCCCGGTGCTGCCGCCGGGGGCGCTCGCCGAGGCCACCCGCATCGCCCACGCGGTCGCCGAGGTGACGAACGTGCCGCCCGCCTCCCGCCAGCCCTACGTCGGCACGTCGGCCTTCGCCCACAAGGCGGGTCTGCACGCGAGCGCGATCAAGGTCGACCCGGACCTCTACCAGCACATGGACCCGGCCGGCGTCGGCAACGACATGCGCCTCCTGGTCTCCGACATGGCCGGCCGCGCCTCGATCGAGCTGAAGGGCCGCGAGCTGGGCTACGACCTCTCGGTCGACAGCCCCGAGGGCAAGGAGCTGGTCACCCGCGTCACCGAGCGCGTGAAGATCCTGGAGTCGCGCGGCTACACCTTCGAGGCGGCCGACGCCTCCTTCGAGCTCATGCTGGTCGAGGAGGTCAGCGGTCGGCGTCCGGCCTACGTCGAGGTCGAGTCGTGGCGCGTCATCACGGAGAGCCGGTCCGGGGGAGAGGCGCTGTCCGAGGCCACGGTGAAGCTGCACGCCGAGGGGACGCGGATCGTGGTGACGGGCGAGGGCAACGGCCCCGTCAACGCGCTCGACCAGGCGCTGCGCACGGCGATGGGCCAGGCGTACCCGGAGGTCGGCCGGTTCCGCCTCACCGACTACAAGGTGCGGATCCTCGACCAGGGACTGGGCACCGACGCGATCACCCGCGTGCTCATCGAGACCAGCGACGGCGAGTCGTCGTGGGTCACGGTGGGCGTCGGCGCCAACGTCGTGGAGGCCTCCTGGGGCGCGCTCCTCGACGGGGTGACCTTCGGGCTGCACCGCTCCGGCGTCCGCCCGGTCGGCTGA